The genomic window ACGCGGTTATCTTTATAATGAGGTAGATTTTTGGGGTGGTTTGAGCTTGTTTCAAGCTTCAAGCCGGACTGGTAACAATCTGAGAAACTAATAAGAATTCGAATCCATTCGAACCCCTTATCTTCGTTTATCCGATCCATCAACTGGGCGAGACTATGATCGAAGTCAAGAAAGGCCTGGATCTCCCCATCACGGGAGCGCCCGAGCAACGCATTGAAGATGCCAAGCCCGTGCGTCACGTGGCAATCCTGGGCACTGACTATGTCGGTATGAAGCCGACTATGGAAGTCAAGGAAGGGGATAAGGTCAAACTGGGCCAATTGCTCTTCACCGATAAGAAAATTGCGGGCGTGCGCTTTACAGCGCCTGCAGCAGGTGAAGTCGTTGCCATTAACCGTGGCGAAAAGCGTCGTTTACTGTCTGTAGTGATCAAGGCCGATGAGGCTGAAGAGGCGGTGTCATTTGCTTCTCATGATCGCGCAAACCTTGAAAGCCTTGAACGACAGAGCGTTGTTGACCAACTGGTTGAATCGGGGATGTGGACGGCGTTACGCACGCGCCCGTTTTCCCGTACGCCGGAAGTCGATAGTGCTCCTGCTGACATTTTTGTCACTGCCATCGACACCCATCCTTTGAGCCCTGAGCCTGCTTTGATCATCAATGAGCAGCCCCAGGCGTTTGAGGATGGTCTGAAAGTGTTGGCACGGCTGACCGAAGGTAAGGTTTACCTGTGCAGCGGTCCGGACAGCAGTATTCCTGGCGGCAACATCAACGGTGTTCAGGCGCAGACTTTCTCGGGCCCGCATCCTGCTGGCTTGGTGGGAACACACATCCACCATCTGTCACCAGTTGCACTGCACAAAAAAGTATGGCACATCGGATATCAGGATGTGATTGCGTTTGGCAAGCTGTTCACTGAAGGCAAGATTGATACACAGCGTATTATCGCCATTGGTGGGCCACGCGCCGAGAAGCCGCGTCTTGTGCGTACCCGTATTGGCGCCAGTACTGATGAACTCTTGCAGGGCGAAGTGATCCAACCAGATGATACCCGTGTGATTTCTGGTTCTGTTTTCTCTGGTGCGACGGCAGAGGGCAACGTGAATTTTCTGGGGCGCTTCCATCAGCAGATTAGTCTGTTGGAAGAAGGAAACAAGCGTGCTTTCATGGGCTGGTTATCACCAGGTGCTAACAAGCACTCGGTATTAGGAATTTATATTTCTAAAATCAAGGGGCTCAGCAACTATGCGCCGACGACATCCACCAATGGTTCGGAAAGGGCCATGGTGCCAGTCGGAGCCTATGAGACAATCATGCCGCTAGACGTCATGCCAACTCAGCTGTTGCGTTCACTGATCGTAGGTGACATTGAAGTTGCCATGCAACTGGGGTGTCTGGAGCTGGATGAAGAGGATTTGGCGCTATGTACCTATGTTTGCCCCGGCAAATATGAGTATGGCCCCATCCTGCGTGACAATCTCACCATGATCGAGAAAGAGGCCTGATGATGGGTATTAGACAAACACTCGACAATCTCGAACCCAACTTCCACAAAGGCGGCAAGTTCGAAAAGTTCTACCCCCTTTACGAAGCGGTCGATACAATTTTCTATTCGCCACCCAGCGTGGCAAAGACCACCGCTCACGTGCGTGACGGTATAGACCTCAAGCGCATCATGATCACGGTATGGATGTGTACCTTCCCAGCCATGTTCTTTGGCATGTGGAACGCTGGCTGGCAGGCCAATACCGCGATTGATGCGGGCTATGCCTCCATGGCGGGCTGGCGCGAAGCTATCATGATGACCCTGGCAGGCGGGCATGACCCGAGCAGCCTGTGGGCCAACTTTGTGCTGGGTGCTACTTACTTCCTGCCGATCTACCTGGTCACCTTCGTGGTGGGTGGTTTCTGGGAAGTACTGTTTGCCATCAAGCGTGGCCATGAAGTCAACGAAGGCTTCTTCGTAACTTCTGTACTGTTTGCGCTGATTCTGCCTGCTACTATCCCGCTTTGGCAGGTGGCGCTGGGTATCACCTTTGGTATTGTCATCGGTAAGGAAATCTTCGGCGGTACAGGGAAGAACTTCCTCAACCCCGCTTTGACCGGCCGTGCTTTCTTGTATTTTGCCTATCCTGCACAGATTTCAGGCGACGCTGTCTGGGTCGCGGCAGATGGTTATACCGGTGCCACGGCACTGTCGATGGCTTTCCAGGAAGGCATGTCTGCGCTGTCTTCTACCTTCAGCTGGTGGGATGCCTTCCTGGGCTTCGTTCCCGGCTCAGTGGGTGAAGTGTCAACGCTGGCCATCTTTATTGGTGCAGCGGTTCTGCTCTGGACGCGCATCGCCTCCTGGCGAATCATGCTGGGTGTCTTCCTGGGCATGGTGATCACCAGCACCCTGTTTAACCTGGTCGGCTCAGAAACCAACCCGATGTTTGCCATGCCCTGGTATTGGCATCTGGTGATTGGTGGCTTTGCCTTCGGTATGGTGTTCATGGCCACGGATCCGGTATCCGCTTCCATGACCAATCAGGGGCGTCTGGTGTTTGGTGCGCTGATTGGTGTGATGACCGTCCTGATCCGCGTTGTTAACCCGGCCTTCCCGGAAGGCATCATGTTGGCCATTCTGTTTGCTAACCTGTTTGCACCGCTGATCGATCACTTCTTTGTCCAGGCTAACATCAAGCGTCGTCAGAAGCGTGTTGGTGCACCGGCCGAGGAGATTGCCTGATGGCTCAAGGTAATAATTCGATCAAAAAGATTCTGACTGTTGCATTTGCCCTTTGCGTCGTCTGTTCGATCATTGTATCGACAGCAGCCGTCGCATTGCGTCCGCTGCAGCAGACAAATCAGGAACTTGATCGTAAATCCAACATTCTCAACGTGGCCAAGCTTTCTAACTCAGATACGAGCGTTGAGGAAACCTTCCGCGACAAGATCACTGCGCGCGTGGTGGATCTGCGCACCGGTGAGTACACGGATCAGTTTGATCCGGATACCTTCAACCAGTTTGAAGCAGCGCGTGATCCGGCAACGGGTCGTACACTTTCGGGTGATCAGGACATCGCGGGTCTTTCGCGGGTTGAAAACTTTGCCACCATCTACCTTGTTGGTAATGTCGATGATCCCGACCAGATTGTTCTGCCTATTCGCGGGCAGGGCCTGTGGGGCAGCATGTATGGCTTCCTTTCCGTGGAAGGTGATGGCAATACCATTGTCAGTATCACTTACTATGATCATAGTGAAACACCAGGCCTGGGGGCTGAAGTGAACAACCCTCGCTGGCAAGCGCAATGGGAAGGTAAAAAAATCTACGATGACGAGGGTGACCTTTCGCCGGAAATTCATCTGACCAAGGGCGGTGCGAGCTCCGAGTACGAAGTTGACGCTCTGTCGGGTGCAACCCTGACCAGTAATGGTGTCACCAACATGTTGCAGTTCTGGATGAGCCCTGAAGGTTTTGGTGAATATCTGGCGAAATTCCGTAGTGGAATCACCCAGGAAGAAGCTCAACAAGCCGATGTCGACCTCGAATCGGAAGGAGCCTAAAACATGGCAGACGTTACGCCTAAAAGTGTCCTGACGGCACCTATCTTCAAGAACAACCCCATTGCGTTGCAAATACTGGGGATCTGTTCTGCGCTGGCCGTCACCACAAGCATGAGCGTTTCGTTGGTAATGGCACTGGCCGTTATCTTCGTTACTGCTTTTTCTAGCCTTTTTGTTTCACTGATCCGTAACCACATTCCTTCCTCGATCCGTATTATCGTTCAGATGACGATTATCGCTTCGCTGGTTATCGTGGTCGATCAGATCCTCAAAGCGTACGCCTACGAGATGTCCAAGCAGCTGTCGGTATTTGTTGGCCTGATCATCACTAACTGTATCGTCATGGGTCGTGCAGAAGGTTTTGCCATGTCCAATACGCCTGGCATGTCCTTCCTCGATGGTATCGGTAACGGTATTGGCTACGGCTTTGTTCTTATGGTCGTTGGTTTCTTCCGTGAACTCCTGGGGTCGGGCAGCGTATTTGGCGTCACCATTCTGGAGACTGTCCAGAACGGTGGCTGGTACGTGCCTAACGGCATGATGCTGTTGCCGCCATCAGCCTTCTTTATTATCGGGCTGTTGATCTGGGTGCTGCGCGCAGTCAACCCGGAACAGGTGGAATCCAATGAGTTCAAGATGAAAGAAAATACCCAGCCGAAGGAGGCCGTGTAACATGGAACATTATCTGAGCCTTTTTGTTGCCTCGGTATTCGTTGAGAACCTTGCGCTGGCATTCTTCCTCGGCATGTGTACTTTCCTGGCCGTTTCCAAAAAGGTGTCATCAGCCTTTGGTCTGGGCATTGCGGTCATCGTAGTACTGACGATTTCTGTTCCGGTTAATAACCTTGTCTTCGGCTTTTTGCTGGCAGAAGGTGCGCTATCCTGGACGGGAATCAGCGGTGCTGAAAACATTGATCTGTCCTTCCTGGGTCTGTTGAGCTATATCGGTGTTATTGCCGCTCTGGTTCAGATCCTGGAAATGTTTCTGGATAAATACGTACCGGCGCTCTATAACGCTCTCGGCGTCTTCCTGCCGTTGATTACGGTTAACTGTGCGATTCTCGGCGGCGTTCTGTTCATGGTGGAACGTAACTATAATTTCGGTGAATCCGTCATTTATGGTTTTGGTTCTGGTGTTGGCTGGGCGCTGGCGATTACCGCACTGGCAGGTATTCGTGAAAAGCTGAAGTACAGCGATGTGCCTGCAGGCTTGCAGGGCCTGGGTATCACCTTTATCACTGTGGGCCTGATGTCACTGGGCTTTATGTCTTTCTCCGGCATTCAGCTTTGATGAGAGATGGTTTTTCCGGCGGCGCCTCAAGGCGCTGCCGGTTCACTGAAAACCCTCAGCAATAGGAAACCGACATGGTTGATACAACTGTCATCTTGCTCGGTGTCGTCATGTTTACCATCATCGTCATCAGTTTGACGGCGATTATTCTGGCGGCCCGCAGTAAACTAGTAAGTAGCGGGGATGTAACCATTGAAGTGAATGGTGATCCTGAACATACCCTGTCTACCCAGGCCGGTGGCAAGCTTCTGAACACGCTGGCAGCCAACGGCATCTTCCTTTCTTCCGCCTGTGGCGGCGGCGGCTCCTGTGCGCAGTGTAAGTGTCGTGTAGAAGAAGGCGGCGGCTCTATTTTACCGACCGAGGAATCTCACTTCACCATGCGTGAGAAAAAGGAGGGCTGGCGCCTTTCCTGTCAGGTGCCTGTCAAGCAGGACATGAAAGTCGAAGTGCCGGAAGAAGTCTTTGGCGTCAAGAAGTGGGAAACCGAAGTCACCGCCAATCCCAACGTGGCGACCTTTATCAAGGAACTGAACCTGAAGCTGCCGGAAGGCGAGGAAGTTGCCTTCCGTGCCGGTGGTTATGTTCAGCTGGTCGCGCCGCCTTATGATATTAAATTCTCCGATTTCGACATCGAAGAAGAATATCGTGGCGACTGGGAAAAGTTTGGTCTGTTCGACATTTCCCACAAGAATGACGAAGAAATCATTCGTGCCTACTCGATGGCCAACTATCCGGATGAGAAAGGGCTGCTCAAGTTCAATATCCGGATCGCGACGCCGCCTCCTGGCACTAATCATCCGCCTGGCCTGATGTCTACCTATGTGTTCAGCCTGAAGCCGGGCGACAAGGTAACTGTCATGGGGCCCTTTGGTGAGTTCTTCGCCAGAGACACTGATGCCGAAATGGTGTTTATCGGTGGTGGTGCGGGTATGGCACCGATGCGTAGCCATATCTTTGACCAGCTCAAGCGTCTGAAATCAAGCCGCAAGATTTCGTTCTGGTACGGTGCGCGCTCCTGGCGTGAGACCTTCTATAATGAAGAGTATGACAAGCTGGCCGAAGAGTTCCCTAACTTTGAGTGGCATCTGGCGCTGTCCGACCCCCAGCCGGAAGATAACTGGGAAGGGCCGACCGGCTTCATCCACAACGTTCTGTACGAAAACTATCTGAAGGATCACCCGGCGCCTGAAGACTGTGAATACTACATGTGTGGGCCGCCGATGATGAACGCCTCCTGCATCAAGCTTCTGCTTGATCTGGGCGTGGAGCCTGAAAATATTCTGCTGGATGACTTTGGCGGATAATTTCTACTCTTACCGGTACAGCGGGGCTAGCCAATCGGCTGGCCCCGTTTTTGTATGGGGCCATGATTGGTCGAAAAGGGCACTATCAGCGTATAATACTGTCAATTAGGATAGGAGAAACGTGGAGCCACTGTTTGTTGTTGTATTGGCCCCACGCATACTCACTGTTAAACGAGGTGTTCAATAATGGCAATCTGGTTACTGGTATTTGGTTTCATGCTGCTGGTAATGGGCGCTATGGCAGTCGGTGTCATTCTGGGCCGCAAGCCTATCGCAGGCTCATGTGGTGGACTGAACCAGATCGGGATGAAAAACGGCTGTGATATCTGCGGCGGCAAGGATGAAGTGTGCGAAGAGGAAAATCGCAAACGCCGTGGCGTTTCTGTACGTCGCACCAGCGATGAAAGCCGCGGTGCTGACCTTGGCTACGATGCAACGCGCCGTTGATTGGTAGAGAACTAATGCAGCCGATAGGTCCAGGCAGATTCTGCCAGCAGGCCGCGGCCACCGGCCAGGGTGAAGGCAAGATCATGCAATCCTGGCCAAAGCGGCACAGGTGATGCGCCTTTAACAGCCAGATCCAGGCGCTGGGCCATCAGCAGCAGTTTGTGCAGGCGCTTCATGGGTAAGCGTTGAATGGCCTGTTGGTAGGCAGGGCGACGTTTATCAAAAATCATCGGCTTCTGTGCCTTGCAAGCATGTTCAAAGCTCTGCCCTTGATCAATGTGTTGATGAATGGATAGCAGGGTGCGTAGTTCGCGGCTCAGTGCCCAAAGCACAATTGGCGCCTCAATCCCCTCGCTTCGCAAGCCGTGGACGATGCGTGAAACTCTGGACGGTTCACCTTTCAGGCAGGCATCAGCTAGATTAAAGACATCAAAACGTGAATTGTCTTCCACGCCCTGGGCAATAGTGTCGGCACTGATACGCGCGTTAGCGGGGAGCATCAGAGCCAGCTTTTGCAGTTCCTGGTCAGCCGCCAGCAGGTTGCCTTCGGTACGTTCGCCCAACAGTCGGGCTGCGTCCATATCCAGCTGTAAACCGTGCAAACCAGCGCGGTCGCGCAGCCAATAGCCCAGGCGCGAGGCATCGACCGGCCAGACGGGCACAAACAGACCGTGTTTATCCAGCGCCTTGAACCAGGCGCTTTTTTGTTGTTTGGCATCCAGTTTGCCCATGCTGAGTAGCAGGATATCGTCGCTGCCGTCCATCTGTTCAGCATAGTGAACCAGCATCTTGCTACCTTCCTGCCCCAGCTTCTGGTTGCCCAGGCGCACATCAATCAGCTTGCGCGAGGCAAACAGGGATAGGTTGCCAGCAATATCCAGCAAACGGCCCCAGGCAAAGTTGGGTTCAACGTCAATCACTTCCCTCTCTTCAACGCCGGCTTGCCGGGCAGCGGCGCGTACCGCATCGCAGGCATCACGGTGCTGAAGAGGCTCATCCCCGGCAACAATCACGACCTTGGGAAGGCGCTTTTCAAGGGCGGCTGGTAACTTGTCAGCAAATACCTTCACTCGAACGTCTCCAAAGCACTGATGCGTTCCACGACACGCTGTGCCAGGCGCTTGGATAGCGTTAAACGCGTTTCCTCGATCAGGCTTTCACGGTTTAACAGATCATCATCATTAAGGCGCTGGCGGCTGATAACGCTGAGGGTCTGGTTGTTCAGTGCAAAGCCACCGCTTGATCGCTCCTGCACGGATACCTGGATTTCCAGGCTAAATTCATGCTCTTGGCTGCCGGAATCTTCCCCGCCCAGGCGCCGCTGTTCAAGCGTCGGCGATGAGAGGGTCAGCCGCCAGGGCGCCTCTTCGTCAATACCATTGCCAAGGTTGTTGAGCTCCACGGTCAGGTTGCGCGCCACCAGGCTACGCGTATCGCCTTCCAATGCCATCGGTGGAATATGGCGCTGTCGCTGAGTGCCTCGCAGCTGAAAGCCACAGCCGCCCAACACGGCAGCCGAAGCTGCCATGCCTGTCATCAGGGTAAGGCGCAGAAAATGACGGCGCTTCATCCACTCACCACAATATTGACCAGTTTGCCGGGCACAACGATGACTTTACGCACCGTCTTGCCGTCGATATGCCGCTGGACATTGTCATCGGCCATGGCCAGCGCTTCCACTGTGGCCTTGTCAGCATCAGCATCGGCTTCAAGCCGGGCGCGCAGCTTGCCGTTGACCTGTACCACCAGCTCAATGGTGTCACGGGTCAGGGCCTGTTCGTCCACCTGCGGCCAGCGAGCGTCAATCACAGGCTCGGCGTGACCCAGTTGCTCCCAGAGGATATGGCTGACGTGGGGAACAATAGGTGCTAGCAGCAGAACGCTGGCTTCCACAGCCTCCCGGGCCACGGCCAAGCCTTGTGGGCTAGTATCTTCGAACTTGGCTAGGGTGTTGGAA from Halomonas sp. CH40 includes these protein-coding regions:
- a CDS encoding Na(+)-translocating NADH-quinone reductase subunit A codes for the protein MIEVKKGLDLPITGAPEQRIEDAKPVRHVAILGTDYVGMKPTMEVKEGDKVKLGQLLFTDKKIAGVRFTAPAAGEVVAINRGEKRRLLSVVIKADEAEEAVSFASHDRANLESLERQSVVDQLVESGMWTALRTRPFSRTPEVDSAPADIFVTAIDTHPLSPEPALIINEQPQAFEDGLKVLARLTEGKVYLCSGPDSSIPGGNINGVQAQTFSGPHPAGLVGTHIHHLSPVALHKKVWHIGYQDVIAFGKLFTEGKIDTQRIIAIGGPRAEKPRLVRTRIGASTDELLQGEVIQPDDTRVISGSVFSGATAEGNVNFLGRFHQQISLLEEGNKRAFMGWLSPGANKHSVLGIYISKIKGLSNYAPTTSTNGSERAMVPVGAYETIMPLDVMPTQLLRSLIVGDIEVAMQLGCLELDEEDLALCTYVCPGKYEYGPILRDNLTMIEKEA
- a CDS encoding NADH:ubiquinone reductase (Na(+)-transporting) subunit B; the protein is MMGIRQTLDNLEPNFHKGGKFEKFYPLYEAVDTIFYSPPSVAKTTAHVRDGIDLKRIMITVWMCTFPAMFFGMWNAGWQANTAIDAGYASMAGWREAIMMTLAGGHDPSSLWANFVLGATYFLPIYLVTFVVGGFWEVLFAIKRGHEVNEGFFVTSVLFALILPATIPLWQVALGITFGIVIGKEIFGGTGKNFLNPALTGRAFLYFAYPAQISGDAVWVAADGYTGATALSMAFQEGMSALSSTFSWWDAFLGFVPGSVGEVSTLAIFIGAAVLLWTRIASWRIMLGVFLGMVITSTLFNLVGSETNPMFAMPWYWHLVIGGFAFGMVFMATDPVSASMTNQGRLVFGALIGVMTVLIRVVNPAFPEGIMLAILFANLFAPLIDHFFVQANIKRRQKRVGAPAEEIA
- a CDS encoding Na(+)-translocating NADH-quinone reductase subunit C, which produces MAQGNNSIKKILTVAFALCVVCSIIVSTAAVALRPLQQTNQELDRKSNILNVAKLSNSDTSVEETFRDKITARVVDLRTGEYTDQFDPDTFNQFEAARDPATGRTLSGDQDIAGLSRVENFATIYLVGNVDDPDQIVLPIRGQGLWGSMYGFLSVEGDGNTIVSITYYDHSETPGLGAEVNNPRWQAQWEGKKIYDDEGDLSPEIHLTKGGASSEYEVDALSGATLTSNGVTNMLQFWMSPEGFGEYLAKFRSGITQEEAQQADVDLESEGA
- a CDS encoding NADH:ubiquinone reductase (Na(+)-transporting) subunit D, giving the protein MADVTPKSVLTAPIFKNNPIALQILGICSALAVTTSMSVSLVMALAVIFVTAFSSLFVSLIRNHIPSSIRIIVQMTIIASLVIVVDQILKAYAYEMSKQLSVFVGLIITNCIVMGRAEGFAMSNTPGMSFLDGIGNGIGYGFVLMVVGFFRELLGSGSVFGVTILETVQNGGWYVPNGMMLLPPSAFFIIGLLIWVLRAVNPEQVESNEFKMKENTQPKEAV
- the nqrE gene encoding NADH:ubiquinone reductase (Na(+)-transporting) subunit E, which encodes MEHYLSLFVASVFVENLALAFFLGMCTFLAVSKKVSSAFGLGIAVIVVLTISVPVNNLVFGFLLAEGALSWTGISGAENIDLSFLGLLSYIGVIAALVQILEMFLDKYVPALYNALGVFLPLITVNCAILGGVLFMVERNYNFGESVIYGFGSGVGWALAITALAGIREKLKYSDVPAGLQGLGITFITVGLMSLGFMSFSGIQL
- the nqrF gene encoding NADH:ubiquinone reductase (Na(+)-transporting) subunit F; the encoded protein is MVDTTVILLGVVMFTIIVISLTAIILAARSKLVSSGDVTIEVNGDPEHTLSTQAGGKLLNTLAANGIFLSSACGGGGSCAQCKCRVEEGGGSILPTEESHFTMREKKEGWRLSCQVPVKQDMKVEVPEEVFGVKKWETEVTANPNVATFIKELNLKLPEGEEVAFRAGGYVQLVAPPYDIKFSDFDIEEEYRGDWEKFGLFDISHKNDEEIIRAYSMANYPDEKGLLKFNIRIATPPPGTNHPPGLMSTYVFSLKPGDKVTVMGPFGEFFARDTDAEMVFIGGGAGMAPMRSHIFDQLKRLKSSRKISFWYGARSWRETFYNEEYDKLAEEFPNFEWHLALSDPQPEDNWEGPTGFIHNVLYENYLKDHPAPEDCEYYMCGPPMMNASCIKLLLDLGVEPENILLDDFGG
- the nqrM gene encoding (Na+)-NQR maturation NqrM, which gives rise to MAIWLLVFGFMLLVMGAMAVGVILGRKPIAGSCGGLNQIGMKNGCDICGGKDEVCEEENRKRRGVSVRRTSDESRGADLGYDATRR
- the holA gene encoding DNA polymerase III subunit delta, yielding MKVFADKLPAALEKRLPKVVIVAGDEPLQHRDACDAVRAAARQAGVEEREVIDVEPNFAWGRLLDIAGNLSLFASRKLIDVRLGNQKLGQEGSKMLVHYAEQMDGSDDILLLSMGKLDAKQQKSAWFKALDKHGLFVPVWPVDASRLGYWLRDRAGLHGLQLDMDAARLLGERTEGNLLAADQELQKLALMLPANARISADTIAQGVEDNSRFDVFNLADACLKGEPSRVSRIVHGLRSEGIEAPIVLWALSRELRTLLSIHQHIDQGQSFEHACKAQKPMIFDKRRPAYQQAIQRLPMKRLHKLLLMAQRLDLAVKGASPVPLWPGLHDLAFTLAGGRGLLAESAWTYRLH